In Apium graveolens cultivar Ventura chromosome 10, ASM990537v1, whole genome shotgun sequence, the following are encoded in one genomic region:
- the LOC141690812 gene encoding uncharacterized protein LOC141690812: protein MPIPQRETEDKVAWTGASNGVYSAKSGYRYWYDVNFGAADIPQRALTVNPVLYLDVLHAFWTTAVMRTVMHDDVVSLVVTCSVGGQQIEFNEQDVNQALGPPTANLVEELSEILGVHNEITNTMYLGLPSLVDRSKNRVFGYLKDEANKRIQKWSAKLISQASKAVLVRNIAQAIPSYTTKDKTPSFIWVGIHTTKEVLCKAFKWVIGNGDEIISIKDPWLKKKPGLCVDQGALYENRNEKVSSSFLSHLKYCNAPLIRERFLQHDAYIILAMPIPQRETEDKVAWTGASNGVYSAKSGYRYWYDVNFGAVDIPQSCGI from the exons ATGCCTATTCCTCAAAGGGAGACTGAAGATAAAGTGGCTTGGACGGGGGCAAGTAATGGAGTTTATAGTGCAAAATCTGGATATCGGTATTGGTATGATGTAAATTTTGGTGCTGCTGACATACCTCAAA GAGCCTTGACTGTTAATCCAGTGCTGTACCTGGATGTGTTGCATGCATTTTGGACTACAGCTGTGATGAGGACTGTGATGCATGATGATGTTGTATCACTGGTAGTGACTTGCTCAGTTGGAGgtcaacaaattgagtttaatgagcaGGATGTGAACCAAGCTTTGGGACCGCCTACTGCAAATCTTGTGGAa GAGCTATCAGAAATTCTAGGTGTACACAATGAGATCACAAACACTATGTACCTTGGGTTACCTTCGCTAGTTGACAGATCCAAAAATAGggtatttggatatttaaaaGATGAAGCTAATAAACGTATTCAAAAATGGAGTGCTAAACTCATCTCCCAAGCAAGCAAGGCGGTGCTTGTCAGAAATATAGCACAAGCTATACCATCGTATA CAACTAAAGATAAAACACCTAGTTTCATTTGGGTTGGAATCCACACAACTAAAGAAGTACTGTGTAAAGCTTTCAAATGGGTCATTGGAAATGGGGATGAGATTATTTCTATTAAGGATCCTTGGTTAAAGAAGAAGCCTGGTTTATGTGTTGATCAAGGTGCATTGTACGAGAATAGGAATGAAAAAGTGTCAAGCTCGTTCCTCTCTCATCTAAAGTACTGTAATGCACCTCTTATTCGAGAACGTTTCCTTCAACATGATGCATATATAATCCTAGCAATGCCTATTCCTCAAAGGGAGACTGAAGATAAAGTGGCTTGGACGGGGGCAAGTAATGGAGTTTATAGTGCAAAATCTGGATATCGGTATTGGTATGATGTAAATTTTGGTGCTGTTGACATACCTCAAAGCTGTGGCATTTGA